CGGCTGTAAATGGGACGATCGGCTCAGAGGAGACCAGCGCTTCAATCTGCTGAGGCTGAACAATCCCGTTAACCCCCACTACCGAGACGCCACATACACGCCAGGTGACGTCATCACACAGTGTCCTTACACACGAAACACCTGCTCTTTCGTCACCTATCGATCGCTGTTACCGTGATCCATTATGACTTCACCCTTTTAATATCTACTTTACTCAAGTGGGACTGTTCTGGAAAGTCGAACAAAGAGAACCTGAACAGCGAGGAGATCGTAGGTTCCTTTTATTTTCCATGAAATGAGGCCAGTGAAAATATTTAACAAATCCTTCAATTAAATCAGGTTATCAAATAAATACATGTTATGGGATCTGCGTATTAGATTGTGCATTTTGTATTCCTGACCTTTGCATTAAGCGTCCCGTGTCTTCTGAGATCAACGGTAATCTGCCGTGTGACTTGTTGACATGCAATGACAGAGATTAGAGGATTATAATGGGTTAGCAGCACTTCATCTCACATGAGACACCCAATTCTGACCCCACTTTGAAGAGCCTACCTAAACAATATAGCAAATGCTCACTGTACCATCTAGTGGACAGAAACGGGAACTGCAAGAACGTGTAGCCGTTAACAGTGAAGGTAGTAGCGTGTCTAAATGCTACATGACATAGTATTTTAAAAGAAATGTTTTTCTCAGCCAAGCTATTTAGCCTCTACACTTTTAATGGGTTGACTGACAGGTACTGTCTAATCATGTTTGCCTAAAAAAAGCATACTcgcacacaagacacacacacacacacagacacacacacggccagAAAATTGAAATTCTTGACCCAGTGAGAGAAGTACAGCTGCAGTATATGCTACTTTATTTTACACACAGATAGCAGActccagaaataaaaaaaaatctgaacctGGATCCAGGCTCAATCTCAAAAGATGTCTTcttttttctctccatcttttGACATAGAGAAAACAGAAAATTAAAAGACACAACATGACTCCACCATTTCTGGGAAAACATTGAAAAGCCTTTACTGATGTCTTAAATCTAGGCCTCTTTATCATTCTGCcttcaaatgtgtttattttgtgaAGTCTTTCACCAGTTGATTCCTGGTGAAAAAAACAAGCAAATGAATGAGGGAATTGTGTCCTAACGGACCAAAACCACTGGACGGGCATGGATTAATAAGATATTATTCAAAGCACCAACTGTGTTATTGAACTCAATATCAAACACAACGGGTCATCAATTCAGAATGCATACAAAAACCACAATTCATTTGCTGATGTACACACAGTATTCGTCCAAAACCTCTTCTTAGTAGATGGGAATGGTATGTTCTGCCTAACACTTTACAGGATGATGACGGTCCACATCCTGGGTTGACTAACATGAGCCCAGGCCTAATAGAAACACTGGCCACTGTCAGTGATCTGTGCAGTCAACACAAGTCAGCACGATCAGGTCTGGTGCCTGGGgtcgagagagagctagagagaaagggggagcggGGGAGACTGTGAACTCTGTCAAGTCCTTTGTGTTTGTCTCcagagacacagaaacagaccGGTCAGTCCATTTCACTGCAGTACTGTCTGCTTGACCACTCTGCCCTCTTTGTCGATGGCAAAGTTGTAGTTCTTCGGGTTGTCCAGGGCCTCCTCGATACGCTGGTCCAAGTTCTCCATAGTGATGAAGTGCTTGGATTCCTCCTGTAAAGCATCAAAAGGAGGTTGGTTAAAGAGCTAGTTTAGCAAAGTTCTTGCTGAACCAGAATCAGGAATCCAGGAGGGATCAAGCTGACTATCAAGATGACAAGTTGGCGCTGGCTGCTGCGGTTTGTTACCGTCATCTAGGAACGAAGTCGAGatgggggacaaaaaaaaaactgtgctgTTCCCCTCACAGCTGCATCTAAATCTATACATTTTTTACCGATCACTACCTTACCAGCCAAAATAGGTGCTTAAATACATTATGAATTCCAGACTTCAAAAATACAAGCCGAGCGGCTGGTATTTAAAGAACATGTGTTAGTCTCCATTCAAACTATTCCATCCCTGACCTGGACACAAGGTACGACATTTTCAAACCCAAAACCTATTGCCATATATGCTAATTTGGCAAACTTCGTCTACATTTTCTTGAGCGCTCGGTGTGGAATTCAATATGCATCTCCGAATAATGTCCAACAGTTGGTAAGCGACTGATTAAACTACTCAAGCCTCTAATATTCACTATCACTACTACGTGGTACCTGAGCTAGCTAGCAAATCACCTTTCACCTCTGAAATAGCATTAACTAGACTACGACAGAGTAGCTTGTCCTTTGACGAGAGCTTGCGATTTTTCCAAATAACATATAGAAATCAGCTTGCAATTTGTCAAACACATCAAGTTCACATTAAATGGAAGATGTAAATTAGTTAATTTTTTTtctcaaggcaaaaaaaaaaacctctctatCTGAATAATACTGGGTCACCTCTTCCAGTATTTGGGTGAAGACGACGAACACGCAACTGAAACAGAAAACTTGGGAAAAACTGTACCTGCAACTCCAAaatttccttctctttttctttgaTAAATTCTTGGAACGCCTGTTCTTTTCGCTctatttcttctttcttcttggcCTGAGCCTCCTCCATTTCTCTCTGGATCCTCAGTTGTCTGAAAAACAGAGAAAtatgacatacactaccgttcaaaagtttgggatcacccaaacaatttcgtgttttccatgaaaagtcacacttattcaccaccatatgttgtgaaatgaatagaaaatagagtcaagacattgacaaggttagaaataatgatttttatttgaaataagattttttttacatcaaactttgctttcgttaaagaatcctccatttgcagcaattacagcattgcagacctttggcattctagctgttaatttgttgaggtaatctggaggaattgcaccccacgcttccagaagcagctcccacaagttggattggttggatgggcacttctttgagcagattgagtttctggagcatcacatttgtgggttcaattaaacgctcaaaatggccagaaaaagagaactttcatctgaaactcgacagtctattcttgttcttagaaatgaaggctattccatgcgagaaattgctaagaaattgaagatttcctacaccggtgtgtactactcccttcagaggacagcacaaacaggctctaaccagagtagaaaaagaagtgggaggccgcgttgcacaactgagcaagaagataagtacattagagtctctagtttgagaaacagacgcctcacaggtccccaactggcatcttcattaaatagtgcctgttagagcctgtttgtgctgtcctctgaagggagtagtacacaccggtgtaggaaatcttcaatttcttagcaatttctcgcatggaatagccttcatttctaagaacaagaatagactgtcgagtttcagatgaaagttctctttttctggccattttgagcgtttaattgaccccacaaatgtgatgctccagaaactcaatctgctcaaagaagtgcccatccaaccaatcccacttgtgggagctgcttctggaagcgtggggtgcaatttctccagattacctcaacaaattaacagctagaatgccaaaggtctgcaatgctgtaattgctgcaaatggaggattctttgacgaaagcaaagtttgatgtaaaaaaaatcttatttcaaatacaaatcattatttctaaccttgtcaatgtcttgactctattttctattcatttcacaacatatggtggtgaataagtgtgacttttcatggaaaacacaaaattgtttgggtgatcccaaacttttgaacggtagtgtatagatGTGGCAAAAGAAGACACTAGGCACggtgggtcctgggttcgaaccccaggccgtcccaggtcctttctgtgtggagtttgcatgttccccccgtgtctgcgtgggtttcctccgggtgctccggtttcctcccgccatcaaaaagacatgcatgttagggttaatactcctgtctgtgcccctgagcaaggcaatggaaagaagaactggagttggtcccctgcccactgctcctatacaataggatgggttaatcacagagaacaaattcgttgtaagaatacaatgaaaaaataaagtggctttcttctttctttcttctagaAAAGCAATTTTTTGTGGCCTCGTGTCAGCCCATGCTGAGAGGAATTTGACGATGCTTCCCTCGAGGAGGTCACAGTGCAGGGTGACACCCCTGGAGCAGTCTTTAGGGTCCAGAAGCTTGCTCAAAAGTACTTTGACAGTAAGTCTATGTGTATGCCATCATGAGCACCTTAGATGTGGAAGATGTTGCTGAAGTAATAGCagtagaagaaagaagaagaaagccactttattttgtcattgtaccttgtACCTTCTCTAGTGGTATTGGCGACAGTActgaaaccactgcagaaatgtccTTCATCAATGACACACCCCATGTGATAAAACACACAGACCATAGGACACAGAAGAAACTACGATACATCACATTTTGTTAACAAACACATTTTgttaaaactgctgtaacttCACCTGACTTGGAGCATGCGGAGGTTCTCGGTTTGATTCCAGGCCATGAGGGCGCGATgctcctccgcctcctgtctgGCTCGTTCCTCGGCCATGGAGCCCGTCTCCTGCTCATACCTCTTTCGCAGCATCCCCTCTTTGAACTCCAGTCTGAGGCAAACAGAACAGGGCTCGCTCAGTTACACGACACAACACTGACTTCTCCATAAACCACAGTACTCGCTCTCATCGTCATAAGTACTTTCTCGGTTATCCATAGACAAGGTTAGGGTATGACCTCCATTTATTACTGACACTGGGAGAAGCGTTTTTGTTTTTACGCCTGGATGCGGCAGGCCTGTCAATTACAACTGCAATCGCCTTGCAGAAAGTTTCAAATGAAAATGTCAATGTCTGACGAATTGTGCTTTACAAATGATATATCCAAGGCATAATTCAAATATAGGGATGGTGTAAAGCTGGGAAATGTGGAAGGTTACTACCATGATAATCACAGAGAGATTTAActgttttaaaaataaaataccATATTTTACAACCCAGCTGAGGTTCGTCTCACTGAGCTGTTTGGTAATGTACACTATAACATCAAACCAAGACTGCTTTTCAAAACACACTCCTTCAAATACTTCAAACCTCATGTAGTGAGAAATATCAGGTAAATTAGTATTCTCCTAATTATTGATATAAACAACAAAATTGTGTTTCACAATATGCGAATGTCACCACGATATAATGCCATTTCGAGACCATAAACGACAACCTTGCATTATCACCCAGCCCTAGGATTGTGTCTACGTCCACTTCTTC
The DNA window shown above is from Lampris incognitus isolate fLamInc1 chromosome 16, fLamInc1.hap2, whole genome shotgun sequence and carries:
- the mrps26 gene encoding 28S ribosomal protein S26, mitochondrial, encoding MFQAISGRSVPAVRLLAPRAGVLLETVRGRKSRTDPKAKSKEGRIKVPPPVDPVEMVVINERFAEYKLIMRALRLEFKEGMLRKRYEQETGSMAEERARQEAEEHRALMAWNQTENLRMLQVRQLRIQREMEEAQAKKKEEIERKEQAFQEFIKEKEKEILELQEESKHFITMENLDQRIEEALDNPKNYNFAIDKEGRVVKQTVLQ